In the Phaseolus vulgaris cultivar G19833 chromosome 7, P. vulgaris v2.0, whole genome shotgun sequence genome, one interval contains:
- the LOC137829857 gene encoding histidine-containing phosphotransfer protein 1-like, with product MDGLVQLQKQLVDYTASLFHEGFLDEQFNQLQQLQDESNPDFVVEVVTLFFEDAERLLNELTKTLGQPSTDFKKLDALVHQLKGSSSSIGAHRVHRVCISFRNSCEEQNVEGCLKNLQQVTQEYYLVKSRLEALFKMEQQILAAGG from the exons ATGGACGGTCTAGTTCAGCTGCAGAAGCAACTTGTTGATTACACTGCTTCCCTATTTCATGAG GGTTTTCTAGATGAACAATTTAACCAGCTTCAGCAACTTCAAGATGAAAGTAACCCAGATTTTGTGGTTGAAGTGGTCACTCTCTTTTTTGAAGACGCGGAGAGGCTTCTTAATGAGCTCACAAAAACACT AGGCCAGCCCAGCACTGATTTTAAAAAGTTGGATGCTCTTGTTCACCAGTTGAAGGGTAGCAGCTCCAG CATTGGAGCACATAGAGTTCACAGAGTCTGCATTTCCTTCCGAAACTCTTGCGAGGAGCAAAACGTTGAAGG GTGTCTTAAAAACTTGCAACAAGTGACACAAGAGTACTACTTGGTGAAAAGCAGGCTTGAAGCTCTGTTCAAG